A part of Marinomonas rhizomae genomic DNA contains:
- a CDS encoding LysR family transcriptional regulator, which produces MNQFQSQVSDADLRILRIYRTVVECGGFSAAEVELNISRAAISIAISDLETRLGFRLCQRGRSGFSLTNEGSQVYDFTLQLLSSIEDFRTNINALHQHLKGELNIGITDNLVTLPYTRITRALAGLKDKGPQVAINIRMIPPTDVERGVLDGRLHVGIVPDLKILSGLDYHHLYEEESKLYCSDTHPLFSVTDDKITKNKLKDYDAVLPAYAQTPEIKAQHQPLTTSATATDREGIAFLILTGRYIGFLPDHVAERWIRDGRMRAILPNECHYITQFSAITRKGARANLILETFLAELEKT; this is translated from the coding sequence ATGAATCAATTTCAAAGTCAGGTAAGTGATGCAGACCTGCGTATTTTACGGATCTATAGGACAGTGGTGGAATGCGGCGGGTTTTCGGCTGCAGAAGTTGAGCTAAATATCAGTCGCGCCGCTATCAGTATTGCCATATCCGATTTAGAGACACGCTTAGGCTTTCGTTTATGTCAGCGGGGTCGTTCTGGGTTTTCGCTAACAAACGAAGGCAGTCAAGTCTATGATTTCACTTTGCAACTACTGTCTTCTATCGAAGACTTCAGAACCAATATCAATGCCCTCCACCAGCACTTAAAAGGAGAGTTAAATATTGGTATTACTGACAACCTAGTTACCCTGCCATATACCCGAATAACACGAGCCTTGGCCGGCCTAAAAGACAAAGGGCCGCAAGTCGCTATCAATATTCGAATGATTCCACCAACGGATGTAGAGCGAGGCGTTTTAGATGGACGTTTGCATGTGGGTATCGTGCCAGATTTGAAAATACTCAGCGGTTTGGATTATCACCACCTTTATGAAGAAGAGTCCAAGCTCTATTGCAGTGACACGCATCCTTTGTTTTCCGTCACCGATGACAAAATAACTAAAAACAAACTCAAAGACTACGACGCAGTGCTTCCTGCTTATGCTCAGACGCCTGAAATCAAAGCCCAACATCAACCCCTTACCACCAGCGCCACAGCCACTGACCGAGAAGGAATAGCTTTCCTTATTTTAACTGGGCGCTATATCGGCTTCTTGCCAGACCATGTAGCTGAACGTTGGATCCGAGATGGTCGCATGCGTGCAATTCTGCCAAATGAATGCCACTACATTACTCAGTTTTCCGCCATTACCCGCAAGGGGGCTCGTGCCAATTTGATTTTGGAAACATTTTTAGCCGAATTAGAAAAAACATAA
- a CDS encoding CoA-acylating methylmalonate-semialdehyde dehydrogenase — MEIIGHLIDGQYSEQAERTQDVFNPATGKVAKKVAIASRETVEEAITAAQAAYPEWRNTPPLKRARVMFNYKALLEKHSDKICELIGAEHGKICHDAAGELQRGIENVEYACGAPELLKGEYSKNVGPNIDSWSEFQPLGVVAGITPFNFPAMVPLWMFPMAIVCGNTFVLKPSERDPSTALFIAELLHEAGLPAGVFNVVNGDKVAVDTLLEDKRVKAVSFVGSTPIAEYIYSKASANGKRCQALGGAKNHAIVMPDADMDNVVSQLLGAAFGSSGERCMALSVAVAVGKAAGDALVSKMADAMKPLKVGEYSDKTNDFGPVITQEHKDKVVGFIDSAEAQGATVVVDGRHPQVAGYENGFFVGATLIDGVTKDMDSYQQEIFGPVLQVVRVDTMEEAMTLINDHEYGNGTCIFTRDGEAARYFSDHIEVGMVGINVPLPVPVAYHSFGGWKRSLFGDLHAYGPDAVRFYTKRKTITQRWPSAGVREGKSFSFPS, encoded by the coding sequence ATGGAAATCATCGGGCATTTGATCGACGGTCAATATTCAGAGCAAGCTGAACGTACTCAAGATGTGTTTAATCCGGCGACAGGCAAGGTCGCAAAAAAAGTCGCTATTGCTTCTAGAGAAACGGTTGAAGAAGCCATTACCGCAGCGCAAGCCGCTTACCCTGAATGGCGTAATACTCCTCCGTTAAAACGTGCTCGTGTCATGTTTAATTACAAGGCCTTATTGGAAAAGCATTCCGATAAAATTTGCGAACTCATCGGTGCCGAGCATGGCAAAATCTGCCATGACGCTGCTGGTGAATTGCAGCGAGGTATTGAGAACGTCGAATACGCTTGTGGTGCCCCTGAATTATTAAAAGGTGAGTACAGTAAAAACGTCGGCCCAAATATCGATTCTTGGAGTGAGTTTCAACCACTAGGTGTGGTTGCAGGCATTACACCGTTTAACTTCCCTGCCATGGTGCCATTATGGATGTTTCCGATGGCGATTGTATGCGGTAATACGTTTGTCTTGAAGCCGTCTGAACGCGACCCAAGTACAGCATTGTTTATCGCAGAATTATTGCATGAAGCAGGTTTGCCAGCAGGTGTCTTTAACGTGGTAAATGGCGATAAAGTTGCAGTGGATACTTTGTTAGAAGACAAACGAGTCAAAGCCGTGAGCTTTGTTGGCTCTACACCGATTGCAGAATACATTTACAGTAAAGCCAGCGCCAACGGCAAACGTTGCCAAGCTCTAGGTGGCGCGAAAAATCACGCGATTGTGATGCCAGATGCTGATATGGATAACGTCGTTAGTCAGTTACTTGGCGCGGCCTTTGGTTCCTCTGGTGAGCGTTGCATGGCATTGTCTGTCGCGGTTGCGGTTGGTAAAGCAGCGGGTGATGCCTTGGTTAGTAAAATGGCGGATGCTATGAAACCACTTAAGGTGGGTGAGTATTCAGACAAAACCAATGACTTTGGTCCAGTTATTACTCAAGAGCATAAAGACAAAGTCGTTGGCTTTATTGATAGCGCAGAAGCGCAAGGTGCGACTGTTGTTGTTGATGGCCGTCATCCACAAGTCGCTGGTTATGAAAATGGTTTCTTTGTTGGCGCGACACTGATCGATGGTGTGACCAAAGACATGGACAGTTATCAGCAAGAGATTTTTGGTCCAGTGCTGCAAGTGGTTCGAGTCGATACGATGGAAGAGGCTATGACGCTGATTAATGACCATGAATATGGCAATGGTACTTGTATCTTTACTCGTGATGGGGAAGCAGCGCGTTACTTTTCCGATCATATTGAAGTCGGCATGGTGGGGATCAACGTACCTTTGCCAGTGCCTGTGGCGTATCACAGTTTTGGTGGTTGGAAGCGTTCTTTGTTCGGTGACCTACACGCTTATGGCCCAGACGCTGTGCGCTTTTACACCAAGCGTAAAACGATCACTCAGCGTTGGCCTTCGGCTGGCGTTCGTGAAGGGAAGAGTTTTTCATTTCCTTCATAA
- a CDS encoding GGDEF domain-containing protein produces the protein MSVEVLIHAILATRLLGVDAGFQYYLWSMALLLMAIPCLSITWSTIIAFVHITTFTILTVLSQDQADSLTSYLPLLFIANVIGASLPFIATAAISRSTYASQYILMAELAEKDELTQLFNRRFGLEALNYYVNQKAENKVPFCISLVDVDYFKRVNDLLGHSKGDEILVKISNYLSKSMRETDISSRWGGEEFLFIFPNVELAQIQQRIETICKEMPNKISVENWEQAISCSFGLIQIEDNETAEDALKRVDESLYKAKENGRYQVVSDH, from the coding sequence ATGAGTGTCGAGGTGCTTATTCACGCGATATTAGCCACCAGATTACTAGGAGTCGATGCAGGCTTTCAATATTACCTATGGTCTATGGCTCTACTCTTGATGGCTATTCCTTGTCTCAGTATCACATGGTCTACCATTATTGCTTTTGTCCATATAACCACATTTACTATACTCACTGTATTATCCCAAGACCAAGCAGACAGTTTAACCTCTTACTTGCCACTGCTATTTATAGCCAATGTAATAGGGGCAAGCCTTCCCTTTATTGCCACTGCTGCAATTTCCCGCTCGACCTACGCAAGCCAATATATATTAATGGCAGAATTAGCTGAAAAGGATGAACTCACTCAACTATTTAACCGTCGTTTTGGCCTTGAAGCATTAAATTATTATGTTAATCAAAAGGCTGAAAATAAAGTTCCTTTTTGCATCAGCTTAGTGGATGTTGACTATTTCAAAAGGGTAAACGATCTATTAGGCCACAGCAAAGGCGACGAGATTCTCGTCAAGATATCAAATTATCTATCAAAATCCATGCGAGAAACCGACATCTCAAGTCGTTGGGGTGGCGAAGAGTTTCTGTTCATCTTTCCCAATGTTGAACTTGCTCAAATTCAACAACGCATTGAAACAATCTGCAAAGAGATGCCAAACAAGATATCTGTAGAAAACTGGGAGCAAGCAATCAGCTGTAGCTTTGGGCTGATTCAAATTGAAGACAATGAGACAGCTGAAGACGCCTTAAAACGAGTCGATGAATCGCTTTATAAAGCAAAAGAAAATGGCCGTTACCAAGTAGTAAGCGACCATTAA
- a CDS encoding alpha/beta hydrolase, protein MEVNQKIDADSSNGLVIEVEKNTAYLSGALGADLVKQLSDMVRKNPNVTDLVLVDVPGSVDQQATMEGARLIRRLGLNTHIAPTGYVLSGGVDLFLGGVTRSIGAGAGVGVHSWSDGTKVSATSLNVADPVHATYVNFYLEMGVPERFYWFSLDAAPADRVYFLSPEEVYDFELATE, encoded by the coding sequence ATGGAAGTGAATCAAAAAATAGATGCTGATAGTTCAAATGGTTTGGTTATTGAGGTGGAAAAAAATACAGCGTACTTATCTGGTGCTTTGGGTGCCGATTTAGTCAAGCAACTCAGTGATATGGTACGCAAAAATCCCAATGTGACAGATTTAGTCTTGGTGGATGTGCCTGGTTCCGTTGACCAACAAGCGACAATGGAAGGTGCGCGTTTGATTCGTCGCCTTGGTTTGAATACACACATAGCACCGACGGGTTATGTGCTTTCTGGTGGTGTTGATCTATTCTTAGGAGGTGTAACGCGCAGTATTGGTGCTGGTGCTGGTGTGGGCGTTCATTCGTGGTCAGATGGCACCAAAGTCAGTGCGACAAGCCTAAATGTCGCTGATCCTGTTCATGCGACATATGTTAATTTTTATTTAGAGATGGGGGTGCCAGAGCGTTTTTACTGGTTTTCCCTGGATGCTGCACCAGCAGACCGAGTGTATTTTTTATCACCTGAAGAAGTGTACGATTTTGAGTTGGCGACAGAATAG
- a CDS encoding DUF1289 domain-containing protein yields MEQIELFVIESPCRGVCENSKKGFCKGCLRSREERFHWFSLSNEDRHQVLDLCKQRRARLLKARQDRLEADSAKALPYGMEDESEPVADLFELTND; encoded by the coding sequence ATGGAGCAAATAGAACTGTTCGTCATAGAAAGCCCTTGCCGAGGCGTGTGCGAAAATAGTAAAAAAGGTTTCTGCAAAGGCTGTTTGCGCAGTCGAGAAGAACGCTTTCATTGGTTCTCCTTATCAAACGAAGATCGTCACCAAGTACTGGACCTATGCAAGCAGCGCAGAGCACGTTTATTAAAAGCTCGCCAAGACAGACTGGAAGCCGATTCTGCCAAGGCGCTTCCCTATGGGATGGAGGATGAGTCCGAGCCAGTGGCAGATCTTTTTGAGCTAACAAACGATTAA
- the radA gene encoding DNA repair protein RadA — MAKAKTAFVCNECGADYAKWQGQCQACSAWNSLSEIRLTSGKTSARVSASQDPRYQGYAGAVTGIQNLSDVDLGDVPRFSSGANEFDRVLGGGLVPGGVVLIGGHPGAGKSTLLLQTMCWLAQQQSALYVTGEESLQQVAMRAQRLGLPTQNLKMLSETNVEAILTIAQQVKPKVMVIDSIQVMHLDGVESAPGSVSQVRESAAVLTRFAKQTQTAVLLVGHVTKDGSLAGPKVLEHMVDCSVLLEGSEDSRFRTLRGMKNRFGAINELGVFAMLENGLKEVKNPSSIFLNRSNHPAAGSLVMVVWEGTRPLLVELQALVDDSALGNPRRVTVGFDHNRLAMLLAVLHKHGGLLTSDQDVYLNVVGGVKVLETSADLAAIAAVVSSFRDRVLPHDLVVLGEVGLSGEIRPVPSGQERISEAAKHGFTRAVVPKANCPKKPIEGMKVIGVDRLSEALDAIFED; from the coding sequence ATGGCCAAAGCAAAAACCGCTTTTGTATGCAATGAATGCGGAGCTGACTACGCAAAATGGCAAGGGCAATGCCAAGCCTGCAGCGCATGGAACTCCCTATCCGAAATACGCCTTACCTCTGGTAAGACCTCTGCTCGCGTTTCCGCCAGCCAAGATCCACGTTATCAAGGTTACGCTGGTGCGGTAACGGGCATCCAGAATTTATCCGATGTAGATTTAGGAGATGTACCTCGCTTTAGCTCCGGAGCAAACGAATTCGACCGAGTATTAGGCGGCGGGTTAGTCCCCGGTGGTGTGGTGCTGATTGGCGGACATCCTGGTGCAGGTAAAAGTACTTTACTACTGCAAACCATGTGTTGGCTCGCGCAGCAACAAAGTGCTTTGTACGTGACAGGTGAAGAATCCCTTCAACAAGTCGCCATGCGAGCACAACGCCTTGGTCTGCCAACGCAAAACCTAAAAATGTTGTCAGAAACCAATGTGGAAGCGATTTTAACCATCGCCCAACAAGTTAAACCTAAAGTCATGGTGATCGACTCGATCCAAGTTATGCATTTGGATGGCGTAGAATCGGCTCCCGGCAGTGTGTCACAAGTACGAGAAAGTGCCGCGGTTTTAACACGCTTCGCCAAACAAACCCAAACAGCGGTTTTGCTTGTCGGTCACGTGACCAAAGACGGTTCTTTGGCCGGACCAAAAGTACTTGAACACATGGTGGATTGCTCTGTTTTGCTGGAAGGCTCAGAAGACTCGCGTTTTCGAACACTTCGTGGCATGAAAAACCGCTTTGGTGCAATCAATGAATTGGGCGTTTTCGCCATGCTCGAAAATGGCTTAAAAGAAGTCAAAAATCCTAGCTCTATATTCTTGAATCGCAGCAATCATCCTGCGGCTGGCAGCCTTGTCATGGTGGTTTGGGAAGGAACGCGTCCTCTATTGGTTGAGCTTCAAGCTTTGGTCGATGATTCAGCATTAGGCAACCCAAGACGCGTTACCGTAGGCTTTGATCATAATCGCCTAGCAATGTTATTAGCGGTACTCCATAAGCATGGCGGCTTACTCACATCCGATCAAGATGTCTATTTAAACGTAGTAGGCGGTGTCAAAGTATTGGAAACAAGCGCGGATCTAGCGGCCATCGCGGCGGTGGTTTCTAGCTTTCGCGACAGAGTCTTGCCTCATGACTTGGTGGTACTTGGAGAGGTGGGTTTATCTGGTGAAATTCGCCCTGTGCCATCAGGGCAAGAACGTATTAGTGAAGCGGCGAAACATGGCTTTACCAGAGCCGTGGTACCAAAAGCCAATTGCCCGAAAAAGCCCATTGAAGGCATGAAGGTGATTGGAGTGGATCGTTTATCAGAAGCATTAGACGCGATTTTCGAAGACTAA
- a CDS encoding carbon-nitrogen hydrolase family protein: protein MQHDDLHLTIRNLTNSDYEEVKVLMDKVYHDIGGSWPEHTIHKLIKDFPEGQICLEDHGKIVGLALSVQVSYQRFSNPHTYDDLIDQKENVLNDARGDAMYGLDALIAPEYRGYRLGRRLYEARKDLCRQHNLRAILAGGRIPNYHEHAHEMSAAEYLEAVRERKIYDPILTFQLSNDFQVTRLLKRYMPEDEKSQGYATLLEWKNIFFEPDTNVIRSRKTQVRIGAIQWQMREVESVDELLKQVEYFIDAVSDYKSDFVLFPEFFNAPLIGLSPDQSNQTEAIRFLASFTERFINEMSQFAVSYNINVITGSMPVIEDETVYNVSYLCRRDGTVEEQKKIHITPHERRDWVIEGGNELRVFNTDAGRVGILICYDVEFPELGRLLAEQDMDILFVPFWTDTKNGYLRVRRCAQARAIENECYVVICGSCGNLPQVENLDIQYAQSSVFSPSDFSYPHDAVMAETTPNTEMIMFSDLDLDKLKLTRSEGSVNNLKDRRTDLYSVNWKKSK from the coding sequence ATGCAGCACGACGATCTACATTTAACGATACGCAACCTGACCAATAGCGATTACGAAGAAGTAAAAGTACTAATGGATAAGGTTTATCATGATATTGGTGGCTCATGGCCTGAACACACGATTCATAAATTGATCAAAGATTTTCCTGAAGGACAAATTTGCCTAGAAGATCACGGCAAAATTGTCGGCTTAGCGTTATCTGTACAAGTCAGCTACCAACGCTTCAGTAACCCACATACTTATGACGATCTTATCGACCAAAAAGAGAATGTTCTAAACGATGCTCGTGGTGATGCCATGTATGGTTTGGATGCGTTAATTGCCCCTGAATATCGAGGCTATCGCCTTGGCCGCCGACTATACGAAGCCAGAAAAGACCTTTGTCGCCAACATAATTTACGCGCTATTTTGGCCGGCGGTCGTATTCCAAATTATCACGAGCACGCCCATGAAATGAGCGCTGCGGAATATTTAGAAGCGGTGCGCGAACGTAAAATTTACGATCCGATTCTGACCTTCCAACTATCAAACGATTTCCAAGTCACTCGCTTGCTAAAACGCTATATGCCGGAAGATGAAAAGTCCCAAGGCTACGCAACCCTACTGGAATGGAAAAACATCTTCTTCGAACCCGATACCAACGTGATTCGCTCACGTAAAACACAGGTTCGTATCGGTGCGATTCAGTGGCAAATGCGTGAAGTAGAAAGCGTTGACGAGTTATTGAAACAAGTTGAATATTTTATCGATGCGGTGTCCGATTATAAAAGTGACTTTGTTTTATTCCCTGAGTTTTTCAATGCGCCATTGATAGGGCTGAGTCCTGATCAAAGTAATCAAACCGAAGCAATTCGCTTTTTGGCCAGCTTCACCGAACGCTTTATCAATGAAATGTCTCAGTTCGCAGTCAGCTATAACATCAACGTCATCACAGGTTCTATGCCAGTGATTGAAGATGAAACAGTTTATAACGTCAGCTACTTATGTCGCCGTGACGGAACTGTGGAAGAGCAAAAGAAAATTCACATTACCCCTCATGAACGCCGTGACTGGGTGATTGAAGGTGGTAACGAATTGCGCGTTTTCAATACCGATGCCGGCCGTGTAGGCATCTTGATTTGTTACGATGTGGAATTCCCTGAATTGGGCCGTCTATTGGCTGAACAAGACATGGATATTCTATTTGTACCATTCTGGACAGATACCAAAAACGGTTACTTGCGCGTACGTCGTTGTGCTCAAGCACGCGCCATTGAAAACGAATGTTACGTGGTTATTTGTGGCAGCTGTGGCAACCTTCCACAAGTAGAAAACCTAGACATTCAGTATGCGCAAAGTTCTGTATTTTCGCCTTCTGACTTCTCTTATCCGCACGATGCAGTCATGGCGGAAACCACACCAAACACAGAAATGATCATGTTCTCGGATCTGGATTTAGACAAGCTAAAACTGACTCGCAGCGAAGGCTCGGTAAACAACCTAAAAGATCGTCGTACCGACCTTTACTCAGTCAACTGGAAAAAATCGAAATAA
- a CDS encoding ammonium transporter, giving the protein MQDQIFHLQYAMDTFYFLVCGALVMWMAAGFAMLEAGLVRAKNTTEILTKNVALFAISCVMYLVCGYAIMYGGDWFLTGIQDVDVASTLTDFAGREGGFEGGAIYSGASDFFFQVVFVATAMSIVSGAVAERMKLWAFLVFAVVMTGFIYPMEGNWTWGGGSVFGMFSLGDLGFTDFAGSGIVHMAGASAALAGVLVLGARKGKYGPNGEVRAIPGANLPLATLGTLILWLGWFGFNGGSVLKLGDIASANSVAMVFLNTNAAAAGGAIGALILARILFGKADLTMLLNGVLAGLVAITAGPDTPSALGATLIGLVGGLIVVVSILTLDKLKIDDPVGAISVHGVVGLWGLLAVPLTNDGTTFGGQIAGALTIFVWVFVSSLVVWLIIKAIMGVRVSEEEEYEGVDFSECGMEAYPEFKKS; this is encoded by the coding sequence ATGCAAGATCAAATTTTTCACTTACAATATGCGATGGACACCTTTTACTTCTTGGTGTGTGGCGCGCTGGTTATGTGGATGGCAGCTGGATTTGCCATGTTGGAAGCGGGTCTAGTACGTGCTAAAAACACCACTGAAATTCTTACTAAAAACGTGGCTTTGTTTGCCATTTCTTGTGTTATGTACCTAGTTTGTGGTTACGCCATCATGTACGGCGGCGACTGGTTCCTTACTGGTATTCAAGACGTCGATGTGGCTTCTACTTTAACTGACTTCGCTGGTCGTGAAGGCGGATTCGAAGGCGGCGCAATCTACTCTGGCGCTTCTGATTTCTTCTTCCAAGTAGTGTTCGTTGCAACAGCAATGTCTATCGTATCTGGTGCGGTTGCTGAACGTATGAAACTTTGGGCTTTCCTAGTCTTTGCTGTTGTTATGACAGGTTTCATCTACCCAATGGAAGGTAACTGGACTTGGGGTGGCGGTTCTGTATTCGGTATGTTTAGCCTTGGTGACCTTGGTTTCACTGACTTTGCAGGTTCTGGTATCGTTCACATGGCCGGTGCTTCTGCTGCACTAGCTGGTGTATTGGTACTTGGCGCTCGTAAAGGCAAGTACGGTCCAAACGGTGAAGTTCGCGCTATTCCTGGTGCTAACCTTCCACTTGCGACATTAGGTACTTTGATCCTTTGGTTGGGTTGGTTTGGATTCAACGGCGGTTCTGTACTAAAACTTGGCGATATCGCTAGTGCTAACTCTGTTGCCATGGTGTTCTTGAACACTAACGCTGCAGCAGCGGGTGGCGCTATCGGTGCACTTATCCTTGCTCGAATCTTATTCGGTAAAGCCGATCTAACCATGCTTCTAAACGGCGTACTTGCTGGCTTGGTAGCAATCACGGCAGGTCCTGATACACCGTCAGCTCTAGGTGCGACTCTAATCGGTCTGGTTGGTGGTTTGATTGTTGTTGTGTCTATCTTGACTCTAGACAAGCTTAAAATCGATGATCCAGTGGGCGCAATCTCTGTTCACGGTGTGGTTGGTCTTTGGGGCTTGCTAGCTGTTCCACTAACGAACGATGGCACAACGTTCGGCGGACAAATTGCCGGCGCGCTTACTATCTTCGTTTGGGTATTCGTTTCTAGCCTAGTGGTTTGGTTAATCATCAAAGCCATCATGGGTGTTCGTGTAAGCGAAGAAGAAGAATACGAAGGTGTAGATTTCTCTGAATGTGGTATGGAAGCGTACCCAGAGTTTAAAAAGAGCTAA